In Chaetodon trifascialis isolate fChaTrf1 chromosome 4, fChaTrf1.hap1, whole genome shotgun sequence, one DNA window encodes the following:
- the uqcrh gene encoding cytochrome b-c1 complex subunit 6, mitochondrial: MVFEEKMIANGEPEDEEEEEEEEEEMVDPLETMRQKCEEAEHCVHTRERLEECETRVGSRSSTLEDCTEELFDFLHARDHCVAHKLFHSVK, translated from the exons ATGGTTTTTGAAGAGAAGATGATCGCGAACGGAGAGCCCGAGGATG aggaggaagaagaggaggaagaggaagaaatggtG GATCCCCTCGAAACGATGCGCCAGAAGTGTGAAGAGGCGGAGCACTGCGTTCACACTCGAGAGCGTCTGGAGGAGTGTGAGACCAGAGTTGGCTCTCGGTCTTCAACGTTGGAGGATTGTACTGAGGAGCTGTTTGACTTCCTGCATGCTCGCGACCACTGT GTGGCACACAAACTGTTCCATTCAGTCAAATGA